The following coding sequences are from one Alphaproteobacteria bacterium window:
- the mfd gene encoding transcription-repair coupling factor → MLPNFDFSSTTDIHVRNCPSGADAYALAEYFKKSGRNLLYVVPDDFMLDQTAAAIRFFAPNIPLIVLPAWDCLPYDRVSPSQDVMAERLKALSQILSARGKVFVLCSISAATQKIMPPEFLQKRHLILDKSQPVDMNRLTEFLAANGYNRTGTVRELGEYAIRGNLIDIFPPESELPLRMDLFGDRIEVIHYFDPVTQRKQGKSDIEKIELYPVQEILLDADSIASFRAAYRSAFGAEGTSDPIYESISTGQRHAGMEHFLPYFYPSLSSIFGYMPDAVVISGAGLDLALSSRWQEIQDYHTARQQFLGSKTAKGQPVYRPIPAESLYASPNEWQGWIASKHNIHIDAGSSIERQNAVDINAQPISRLLDSKAYAKLGLQQKLFEEFKAFLQTANRDNKIIGIACYSEGSLDRIKKLLAGFELESTPVKSFEKLLDFNGQIALFVLPIEHGFAIDDLIIVSEQDLLGDRLSRAAKKERKAENILFEASDLNPGDYVVHSDHGIGRFLRLENIQAAGADHDCLCVEYAGGDKLYVPVENIELLSRYGDEDAAVSLDKLGGVGWQSRKARVKERLREMAEQLIRIAAAREMKQGEILLKPDSYDRFCSRFPYAETDDQNRAIDDTLRDLASGKPMDRLVCGDVGFGKTEVALRAAFVAASHGMQVAVVVPTTLLARQHYHNFSRRFDGFNLRVAQLSRMVSHNESTQTKQDLADGKVDIVIGTHALLAKSIKFANLGLLIVDEEQHFGVGQKERLKEFQANVHILTLSATPIPRTLQMSLTGVRDLSIIATPPVDRHAVQTHVMPYDPMIVREAVLRERHRGGQSFYVCPRIEDLHEVAQNLRDLIPDIRLAVAHGQLSPGNLEQIMTDFVDQKYDVLVSTNIVESGLDIPSANTMIIHRSDMYGLAQLYQLRGRVGRSKTRAYAYLTIQERRVPTEGAQKRLQVMQTLDHLGAGFTVASHDMDIRGAGNLLGEEQSGHVREVGVELYQHLLQEAVLAAREKKSPDQALRDISPSFSPQINLGIPVLIPESYIEDLATRMNFYRRISAVKNAAESEGLAAEMVDRFGQLPQEVENLFTIVGIKNMCLAAGIEKIDAGPKGAVIAFYQNKFARPEALVKYIQAQGGTVKIRPDQKLVLMRGWGDAAAKIQGVRSFMLEIEKIAA, encoded by the coding sequence ATGTTACCGAATTTCGATTTTTCCAGCACGACCGATATTCACGTCCGGAATTGCCCATCCGGCGCCGATGCGTATGCGCTGGCGGAATATTTTAAAAAATCCGGCCGCAATTTATTATATGTGGTTCCGGATGATTTCATGCTGGATCAAACCGCGGCCGCAATTCGTTTCTTTGCGCCCAATATTCCGTTGATCGTTTTACCAGCCTGGGATTGCTTGCCATATGACCGCGTATCTCCCAGCCAGGATGTGATGGCCGAACGGCTAAAAGCTTTGTCGCAAATATTATCGGCGCGCGGCAAGGTATTTGTATTATGCAGCATTTCAGCGGCAACGCAAAAAATCATGCCGCCGGAATTTTTGCAAAAACGCCATTTGATTTTGGATAAATCGCAGCCGGTCGACATGAACCGATTGACCGAATTTTTGGCGGCGAATGGATATAACCGCACCGGTACCGTGCGCGAATTGGGCGAATATGCGATTCGCGGCAATTTGATCGACATATTTCCGCCAGAAAGCGAATTGCCACTGCGGATGGATTTATTTGGCGACCGGATCGAGGTGATTCATTATTTCGATCCAGTTACCCAACGCAAACAAGGCAAAAGCGATATAGAAAAAATAGAATTATATCCGGTGCAGGAAATTTTACTGGATGCGGATTCGATTGCGTCTTTCCGCGCCGCGTATCGCAGTGCTTTTGGCGCGGAAGGGACCAGCGATCCGATCTATGAATCTATTTCCACCGGGCAACGCCATGCTGGTATGGAACATTTCTTACCCTATTTCTATCCAAGCCTAAGCAGTATTTTCGGTTATATGCCGGATGCGGTGGTGATTTCCGGCGCGGGTTTGGATCTGGCTCTATCGTCGCGGTGGCAGGAAATTCAAGATTATCATACGGCGCGGCAGCAATTTTTAGGATCTAAAACCGCCAAGGGGCAACCAGTTTACCGCCCAATCCCAGCAGAATCATTATACGCCAGCCCGAATGAATGGCAGGGGTGGATCGCATCGAAACATAATATTCATATCGATGCGGGATCGTCCATCGAGCGGCAAAATGCGGTCGATATCAATGCGCAGCCGATTTCAAGGCTGTTAGATAGTAAGGCCTATGCCAAATTAGGATTACAGCAAAAACTATTCGAAGAATTTAAGGCGTTTTTACAAACCGCTAACCGCGATAATAAGATTATCGGTATCGCCTGTTATTCCGAAGGATCTTTGGATCGGATCAAAAAGTTGCTGGCGGGATTCGAGCTGGAATCAACGCCGGTGAAATCATTTGAAAAATTGCTGGATTTTAATGGTCAGATCGCCTTGTTTGTTTTGCCTATTGAGCATGGATTCGCGATTGATGATTTAATTATCGTATCGGAACAGGATTTACTGGGCGATCGGTTGTCGCGCGCCGCGAAAAAAGAACGTAAGGCGGAAAATATTTTATTCGAAGCCAGCGATCTGAATCCTGGCGATTATGTGGTTCATTCCGATCATGGCATTGGCCGTTTTCTGCGTCTGGAGAATATCCAGGCGGCGGGTGCGGACCATGATTGCCTGTGCGTCGAATATGCTGGTGGCGATAAATTATATGTGCCGGTTGAAAATATTGAATTGCTGTCCCGTTATGGCGATGAAGACGCCGCCGTCAGCCTGGATAAATTGGGCGGGGTAGGCTGGCAATCTCGCAAGGCGCGGGTGAAAGAACGTCTGCGCGAAATGGCCGAACAATTGATCCGTATTGCCGCCGCACGTGAAATGAAGCAGGGCGAAATATTACTAAAACCGGATTCGTACGACCGTTTTTGTTCACGCTTCCCATATGCGGAAACGGACGATCAAAACCGCGCCATCGACGACACATTACGCGATTTGGCATCGGGCAAGCCAATGGATCGCCTGGTTTGCGGGGATGTTGGGTTTGGCAAGACAGAAGTTGCGTTGCGTGCCGCATTCGTTGCGGCCAGCCATGGCATGCAAGTTGCGGTAGTGGTTCCAACGACCTTATTGGCACGGCAGCATTATCATAATTTCTCCCGCCGTTTTGATGGGTTCAATCTGCGTGTCGCGCAATTATCGCGCATGGTCAGCCATAATGAATCCACACAAACCAAGCAAGATTTAGCCGATGGTAAGGTTGATATCGTCATTGGTACACATGCTTTGCTGGCCAAAAGCATTAAATTCGCCAATTTGGGTTTATTGATCGTCGACGAAGAACAGCATTTCGGTGTTGGACAAAAAGAACGGTTAAAAGAATTTCAGGCAAACGTGCATATATTGACGTTGTCCGCAACGCCTATTCCGCGCACTTTGCAAATGTCTTTAACAGGGGTGCGGGATTTATCGATTATCGCAACGCCGCCGGTGGATCGCCACGCGGTGCAGACCCATGTGATGCCGTATGATCCGATGATTGTGCGCGAAGCGGTGTTGCGCGAACGGCATCGCGGCGGACAAAGTTTTTATGTTTGTCCACGAATCGAGGATTTGCATGAAGTTGCGCAAAACTTGCGCGATTTGATCCCGGATATTCGCCTCGCGGTGGCGCATGGTCAATTGTCGCCCGGCAATTTGGAGCAAATCATGACCGATTTCGTCGATCAGAAATATGATGTTCTGGTATCGACCAATATCGTTGAATCGGGCCTGGACATTCCATCGGCCAATACCATGATTATTCATCGGTCGGATATGTATGGCCTGGCGCAATTATATCAATTGCGCGGCCGGGTGGGGCGCAGCAAGACGCGGGCCTATGCCTATTTGACCATTCAGGAACGGCGCGTGCCCACCGAAGGCGCGCAGAAACGTTTACAAGTAATGCAGACATTGGATCACTTGGGGGCGGGGTTCACCGTCGCCAGCCATGATATGGATATTCGCGGCGCCGGCAATTTACTGGGCGAGGAACAATCCGGCCATGTGCGCGAGGTTGGCGTAGAATTGTACCAGCATTTATTGCAAGAAGCGGTCCTGGCCGCGCGGGAGAAAAAATCGCCGGATCAAGCTCTGCGCGATATTTCGCCATCCTTCAGTCCGCAAATCAATCTGGGTATTCCGGTTCTAATTCCAGAATCTTATATCGAAGATCTGGCAACGCGCATGAATTTCTATCGCCGCATAAGCGCCGTAAAAAATGCCGCGGAATCCGAAGGTCTGGCGGCGGAAATGGTCGACCGTTTCGGCCAATTGCCGCAGGAAGTAGAAAACCTGTTCACCATCGTTGGTATTAAAAATATGTGCCTGGCCGCAGGAATCGAAAAAATCGACGCAGGGCCAAAGGGCGCGGTGATCGCGTTTTATCAGAATAAATTTGCCCGTCCGGAAGCTTTGGTGAAATATATCCAAGCCCAAGGGGGTACGGTAAAAATCCGTCCCGATCAAAAGTTGGTTTTAATGCGCGGATGGGGTGATGCCGCCGCGAAAATCCAGGGCGTTCGTTCGTTTATGTTGGAAATTGAAAAAATTGCCGCGTAA
- a CDS encoding pyruvate dehydrogenase complex E1 component subunit beta: MPIQILMPALSPTMTEGNLAKWHKKEGDKVKPGEVIAEIETDKATMEVEAVDEGVIGKILINAGAQGVAVNTPIAVLLEEGEDASAIKTNGSHAAPKPGTQAPKSDIVVNKASASAPKQAVAAAPAPSAYTGPTEIKTVREALREGMAEEMRADDKVFLMGEEVAEYNGAYKISQGLLDEFGPKRVIDTPITEHGFAGLAVGSAFLGLKPIVEFMTMNFSMQAIDQIINSAAKTLYMSGGQLGCPIVFRGPNGAAARVGAQHSQCYASWYAHCPGLKVVAPYSAEDAKGLMKSAIRDPNPVVILENEIMYGQSFPCPTDKDFTIPIGQAKIERVGEHVTIIAFSRPVGLALKAAEQLESEGISCEVINLRTLRPLDTATIVESVRKTNHIVSLEEGWPYAGIGSEIAAVIMEQAFDELDAPLVRVTGKDVPLPYAANLEAMSLPQVADVIEAVKQVLGKE, encoded by the coding sequence ATGCCAATTCAAATTCTAATGCCCGCATTATCGCCAACCATGACCGAGGGAAATCTCGCAAAATGGCATAAAAAAGAAGGCGACAAGGTAAAGCCCGGCGAAGTGATCGCGGAAATTGAAACCGACAAAGCGACGATGGAGGTCGAGGCGGTGGACGAAGGCGTGATCGGTAAAATCCTGATCAATGCCGGAGCTCAAGGCGTTGCGGTCAACACGCCGATTGCAGTGTTATTGGAAGAAGGCGAGGACGCCAGCGCGATTAAAACCAATGGATCGCACGCCGCGCCAAAACCGGGAACCCAAGCGCCAAAATCCGATATCGTGGTGAACAAAGCTTCTGCCTCTGCGCCGAAACAAGCTGTTGCCGCCGCGCCTGCGCCCAGCGCTTATACCGGCCCAACCGAAATCAAAACAGTGCGCGAGGCATTGCGCGAAGGCATGGCCGAAGAAATGCGCGCTGATGACAAAGTATTCTTGATGGGCGAAGAAGTCGCGGAATATAACGGCGCGTATAAAATTTCCCAAGGATTATTGGATGAATTCGGTCCAAAACGCGTGATCGACACGCCAATCACCGAACATGGATTCGCGGGACTTGCCGTGGGTTCCGCATTTTTGGGATTGAAACCGATTGTCGAATTCATGACCATGAATTTTTCGATGCAGGCGATTGACCAGATTATCAACTCCGCCGCGAAAACATTGTATATGTCCGGTGGCCAGCTTGGTTGCCCAATCGTATTCCGTGGCCCGAACGGTGCCGCCGCGCGCGTGGGGGCGCAGCATTCGCAATGCTACGCGTCTTGGTACGCGCATTGCCCAGGATTGAAAGTCGTTGCGCCGTATTCGGCGGAGGACGCGAAAGGTTTGATGAAATCCGCGATTCGCGATCCAAATCCTGTGGTGATTTTGGAAAACGAAATTATGTACGGCCAATCTTTCCCGTGCCCAACCGACAAAGATTTTACCATTCCGATCGGTCAAGCAAAGATCGAGCGAGTGGGCGAGCATGTGACGATTATCGCCTTTTCCCGCCCGGTCGGGCTGGCGCTGAAAGCCGCAGAACAATTGGAATCCGAAGGTATTAGTTGCGAGGTTATCAATTTGCGCACACTGCGGCCGCTGGATACCGCGACGATCGTTGAATCAGTACGTAAAACTAATCATATCGTTTCATTGGAAGAAGGCTGGCCATATGCCGGTATCGGTTCCGAAATCGCCGCAGTGATCATGGAACAAGCATTCGATGAACTGGATGCGCCGTTGGTGCGCGTAACGGGTAAGGATGTACCGCTGCCTTATGCGGCGAATCTCGAGGCCATGAGCCTGCCGCAAGTCGCCGACGTTATCGAAGCGGTAAAACAAGTTCTTGGAAAAGAATAA
- a CDS encoding branched-chain amino acid ABC transporter substrate-binding protein — protein sequence MKKYILAAILSFILSAQAHADITIGVSLPMTGSAASLGEQSIAGIKAAIEDINAAGGVLGQKLVYKLEDDACDPKQAVLAANRLVSAAPAVIIGPGCSGPFMAASDVTAEEGIAHITPTASNPEITERGMKNVFRPYGRDDQQGLVLAEYIGKNYAKERIAIIHDKSTWGKGLADATRDNLRKAGVREALYDTITVGEKDFSSLVTKLKAKGITVVLLATFPVEGGSIVRQAADLKLNIKFIGGDSALVQEFWSVANKAANGFVMSGPLDPTKDKASASVIKSLQARKIKPEIFTLYAYADVQLAADAIAKAGSTDSLKITEALRSNSFQTVLGKIEFNDKGDLKIPMFKMYQWKNGKYDYLAGAM from the coding sequence ATGAAAAAATATATTCTCGCTGCGATTTTATCTTTTATTTTATCTGCACAGGCTCATGCGGATATTACCATTGGCGTATCGCTGCCTATGACTGGCTCTGCCGCCAGTTTGGGTGAACAAAGTATTGCGGGTATTAAGGCCGCAATTGAAGATATCAATGCGGCCGGTGGCGTACTGGGCCAAAAATTGGTCTATAAGCTCGAAGACGATGCTTGCGATCCCAAACAAGCAGTGTTGGCGGCGAATCGATTGGTCAGCGCCGCTCCCGCCGTTATTATTGGCCCTGGTTGTTCCGGCCCATTCATGGCGGCATCGGACGTTACGGCTGAAGAAGGCATCGCGCATATCACGCCGACTGCCAGCAACCCTGAAATCACTGAACGCGGCATGAAAAACGTATTCCGTCCCTATGGCCGTGACGATCAACAAGGCTTAGTTCTTGCGGAATATATCGGTAAAAATTATGCCAAGGAAAGAATCGCCATCATTCATGATAAATCCACCTGGGGCAAAGGATTGGCGGACGCAACCCGCGACAATCTGCGTAAAGCGGGTGTGCGCGAAGCTTTGTACGATACGATTACCGTTGGCGAAAAAGATTTTTCCTCGCTAGTTACCAAATTAAAGGCCAAAGGCATTACTGTGGTGTTGTTGGCAACCTTTCCGGTCGAAGGCGGATCCATCGTCCGTCAGGCGGCCGATTTAAAATTGAATATTAAGTTTATTGGCGGGGATTCCGCGTTGGTTCAGGAGTTTTGGTCGGTTGCGAACAAAGCGGCCAATGGATTTGTTATGTCGGGTCCATTGGACCCAACCAAAGATAAAGCATCGGCTTCCGTCATTAAAAGTTTGCAGGCGCGTAAAATTAAACCGGAAATATTTACGTTATATGCTTATGCCGATGTACAGCTGGCTGCGGATGCGATTGCCAAAGCCGGAAGCACGGATTCCTTGAAAATCACGGAAGCCTTGCGCAGCAATAGTTTTCAAACTGTTTTGGGTAAAATCGAATTTAATGACAAAGGCGATTTGAAAATCCCTATGTTTAAAATGTACCAATGGAAAAACGGCAAATACGATTATTTAGCAGGAGCGATGTAA
- the pdhA gene encoding pyruvate dehydrogenase (acetyl-transferring) E1 component subunit alpha, whose product MAKNKNKSKTNSKPASNSKTPDKKMLMQFYRDMLLIRRFEEKSGQLYGMGLIGGFCHLYIGQEAVVVGMQSCQKPQDTVITAYRDHGHMLACGMESRGVMAELTGRIGGYSKGKGGSMHMFSKEKGFYGGHGIVGAQVPLGTGLAFAHKYNQDGGINVCYMGDGAANQGQVYEAFNMAALWKLPVVYIIENNKYGMGTSCARAAAGPGLAQRGHGYGIPGVSVDGMDVIAVREAGLKAVDYVRSGKGPYLMEMVTYRYRGHSMSDPGKYRSKEEVDKYRNTNDPIDNLRRYLEKNKMAGEADFKKMEQEIKIIVNDAADFAQTSPEPDASELYTDILVDAA is encoded by the coding sequence ATGGCTAAGAACAAAAATAAATCCAAGACCAATTCCAAACCGGCATCCAATTCCAAAACGCCGGACAAAAAAATGCTGATGCAATTTTACCGGGACATGTTGTTGATCCGAAGGTTCGAAGAAAAATCCGGCCAGTTATACGGCATGGGTTTGATCGGCGGTTTCTGTCATTTATACATCGGTCAGGAAGCCGTGGTGGTCGGCATGCAATCTTGTCAAAAACCGCAAGACACCGTGATTACCGCGTATCGTGATCACGGGCACATGCTGGCTTGCGGCATGGAATCGCGCGGCGTGATGGCGGAATTGACCGGACGCATCGGCGGTTATTCCAAGGGCAAGGGCGGATCGATGCATATGTTTTCCAAAGAAAAAGGATTTTACGGCGGCCATGGTATCGTCGGTGCGCAGGTGCCGTTGGGCACCGGCCTTGCGTTTGCGCATAAATATAACCAAGACGGCGGCATCAACGTTTGTTACATGGGCGATGGCGCCGCCAACCAAGGCCAAGTATACGAAGCCTTTAACATGGCGGCTCTGTGGAAATTACCGGTCGTTTACATCATCGAAAATAACAAATACGGCATGGGCACGTCTTGCGCCCGCGCGGCCGCTGGCCCGGGCCTGGCGCAACGGGGCCATGGGTATGGCATTCCTGGCGTTTCGGTCGATGGCATGGATGTTATCGCCGTGCGCGAAGCCGGATTGAAAGCCGTAGACTATGTGCGTTCCGGCAAGGGCCCGTATTTGATGGAAATGGTCACATATCGTTATCGCGGCCATTCGATGTCCGATCCAGGCAAATATCGCAGTAAGGAAGAAGTCGATAAATATCGCAACACCAACGATCCAATCGACAATCTGCGCCGTTATTTAGAAAAAAATAAAATGGCTGGCGAGGCCGATTTCAAGAAGATGGAACAAGAAATCAAAATCATCGTCAACGATGCCGCCGATTTCGCGCAAACATCGCCGGAACCGGATGCATCGGAACTGTATACGGATATTTTAGTGGATGCCGCTTAA
- a CDS encoding succinate dehydrogenase assembly factor 2 yields MANTAILRKKLYFQSTHRGTKENDLVLTRFVDRHMDDFDASGLELYQKFLNEPDHDLYAWLIKGEGNYPMEYAELVAKIRAANNV; encoded by the coding sequence ATGGCCAATACCGCAATTTTACGCAAGAAACTGTATTTTCAAAGCACTCATCGGGGCACCAAGGAAAATGACCTGGTGCTAACCCGTTTTGTCGATCGGCATATGGACGATTTTGACGCGTCGGGCCTGGAATTATACCAAAAATTCTTGAATGAACCGGATCACGACCTATATGCTTGGTTGATCAAGGGGGAAGGCAATTATCCAATGGAATATGCGGAACTAGTCGCCAAAATCAGGGCCGCGAATAACGTCTAA
- a CDS encoding DUF502 domain-containing protein — protein sequence MSQAHSKPPLADRVSRKLRNYFFAGVLVAAPIGVTIYIAWSVIRYADDQVAPLIPLMPANFPGFGLIVLIVMLTLLGAITANYFGNFFIGIGDAILRRMPIIRSLYGPLKPTAEMLFGEKTQAFRQVVMVPYPHADSWTIGFVSGETHKAIENGVSKDLIAVLVPLSPVPTAGLLMYYPKTSLKYIDLPVEDAWKLILSSGLINAEDKAA from the coding sequence ATGTCCCAAGCACACTCAAAACCGCCTTTAGCCGACCGCGTCAGCCGTAAATTGCGCAATTATTTCTTTGCTGGCGTTTTGGTTGCAGCGCCCATCGGCGTTACGATTTATATCGCCTGGTCGGTAATCCGTTATGCGGATGACCAAGTAGCGCCTTTAATTCCTTTGATGCCGGCGAATTTTCCGGGGTTTGGCTTGATCGTTTTGATCGTAATGCTGACGTTGTTGGGCGCAATTACGGCCAATTATTTCGGCAATTTTTTCATTGGTATCGGCGATGCGATATTGCGCCGGATGCCGATTATCCGCAGCCTTTATGGACCACTGAAGCCGACCGCCGAAATGCTGTTTGGCGAAAAAACCCAAGCCTTTCGCCAGGTGGTAATGGTGCCATATCCGCACGCCGATTCATGGACCATTGGATTTGTTTCCGGTGAAACGCACAAGGCAATTGAAAACGGCGTAAGTAAAGATTTGATCGCGGTTTTAGTGCCGTTATCCCCCGTGCCAACGGCAGGGCTGCTGATGTATTATCCAAAAACTTCGCTGAAATATATCGATCTGCCGGTCGAAGATGCCTGGAAATTGATTCTATCCAGCGGGCTTATTAACGCGGAAGATAAAGCCGCCTAG
- the recG gene encoding ATP-dependent DNA helicase RecG — protein MPPSNAQFSRLFAPLTTVKGVGPTYGKLMANLSGPYVRDILFHLPVDLIDRNSQPKIADLRSHHGQTVTVDVLVVKHQKPAKRGMPYRVTVKDNTGFMNIVFFKGKDQFWQKSLPVAAQKVISGKIDFYKDIPQIVHPDYIGNPGDLEKIKGWEPIYPLTHGVSNKFLRKVVDQELKTVPALPEWIDAELLKKRGWASWAESLKQVHTPANRNDLSPENPVRQRLAYDEILSHQLALTLVRNIQRQRRGKRDQKPDFHLRQKLLNVLPFALTEAQKTALSEIDTDMQADQPMLRLLQGDVGSGKTIVALLTMLNALECGKQAAIMAPTEILARQHQHTILPLAEKIGLKIAVLTGRDKGKSRLQLLDDIQTGAADIVIGTHALLEEKVEFKNLGCVVIDEQHRFGVEQRLGLMQKGEGIDLLVMTATPIPRSLYLALYGDLDTSRLLQKPPGRKPIDTRTVDMERVDEIVDGVKRAIAQYRQIYWVCPLVAESEVLDLAAAEERYEQLKQFFGDKVGLVHGRMKAADKDKVMQQFAKNEIKILVATTVIEVGVNVPNATIMVIDHAERFGLSQLHQLRGRIGRGDQQSTCLLLYQKPLSQTAQKRLEVMRETEDGFKIAEEDLKLRGAGEVLGTRQSGLPDFRLADFFAHQDLFKTAQADVKWILDKDTYLTGPRGHALRTLLQLFGRDQAVHYLQSG, from the coding sequence ATGCCGCCATCCAACGCCCAATTCAGCCGCTTATTTGCTCCTTTGACCACGGTCAAGGGCGTTGGGCCGACTTATGGCAAGTTGATGGCCAACCTAAGCGGCCCGTATGTCCGCGATATATTGTTCCATTTGCCGGTGGATTTGATCGATCGGAACAGCCAGCCAAAGATCGCCGATTTGCGTTCCCATCATGGTCAAACCGTAACGGTCGATGTGTTGGTGGTTAAACATCAAAAACCGGCCAAACGCGGCATGCCGTATCGCGTAACGGTCAAGGACAATACCGGTTTTATGAATATCGTGTTTTTCAAGGGCAAGGACCAATTTTGGCAAAAATCCCTGCCCGTCGCCGCACAAAAAGTGATCAGCGGTAAGATCGATTTTTACAAAGACATTCCGCAAATCGTTCACCCGGATTACATCGGCAATCCGGGCGATCTGGAAAAAATCAAGGGATGGGAACCGATTTACCCCCTGACCCATGGTGTTAGCAATAAATTTCTGCGCAAGGTCGTAGATCAGGAATTGAAAACCGTTCCAGCCCTGCCCGAATGGATTGATGCGGAATTATTAAAAAAACGCGGATGGGCTTCGTGGGCGGAATCTCTAAAGCAAGTTCATACACCAGCCAACAGAAACGATTTATCGCCGGAAAACCCGGTGCGGCAGCGATTGGCATATGATGAAATATTATCGCATCAATTGGCGCTGACACTGGTCCGCAATATTCAACGGCAACGGCGCGGCAAGCGCGATCAGAAACCGGATTTTCATTTGCGGCAGAAATTATTGAATGTTTTACCGTTCGCGCTGACCGAGGCGCAAAAAACCGCCCTTTCCGAGATTGACACCGATATGCAAGCCGATCAGCCGATGTTGCGATTGTTACAAGGTGATGTAGGCAGCGGCAAAACGATTGTTGCGTTGCTGACGATGCTCAATGCGCTGGAATGCGGCAAGCAAGCCGCAATTATGGCCCCGACGGAAATATTGGCGCGGCAACATCAACATACGATTCTACCGCTGGCGGAAAAAATTGGCCTTAAAATCGCGGTTTTGACCGGGCGGGACAAAGGCAAATCGCGCCTGCAATTATTGGACGATATACAAACCGGCGCGGCCGACATTGTGATTGGCACGCATGCGTTATTAGAAGAAAAAGTGGAATTCAAGAACCTCGGCTGTGTGGTGATCGACGAACAACATCGCTTTGGCGTCGAACAACGGCTGGGCCTAATGCAAAAAGGCGAAGGGATTGATTTGCTGGTCATGACCGCAACGCCAATCCCGCGCAGTTTATATCTGGCTTTATATGGCGATCTCGATACTTCTCGATTATTGCAAAAACCGCCGGGGCGCAAGCCGATTGATACGCGTACTGTCGACATGGAACGGGTCGATGAAATTGTGGACGGCGTTAAACGTGCCATTGCCCAGTACCGGCAGATTTACTGGGTTTGCCCGCTGGTCGCGGAATCCGAAGTGCTGGATCTGGCCGCCGCCGAAGAACGATACGAACAATTAAAGCAATTCTTTGGCGATAAAGTCGGTCTGGTCCATGGGCGGATGAAGGCGGCGGATAAAGACAAAGTCATGCAGCAATTCGCCAAGAACGAGATTAAGATTTTGGTTGCAACCACCGTGATCGAAGTCGGCGTGAATGTGCCCAATGCCACGATAATGGTTATCGATCATGCCGAACGGTTTGGATTGTCGCAATTGCACCAATTGCGCGGCCGGATCGGCCGGGGCGATCAACAATCCACATGTTTATTGCTATATCAAAAACCCCTGTCGCAAACCGCGCAAAAACGGCTGGAAGTCATGCGCGAAACCGAAGATGGATTTAAAATCGCCGAGGAAGATTTGAAACTGCGCGGCGCTGGCGAGGTTTTAGGCACGCGGCAAAGCGGCCTGCCAGATTTCCGGCTGGCGGATTTCTTTGCCCATCAGGATTTGTTTAAAACCGCGCAAGCCGATGTAAAATGGATTTTGGATAAAGACACGTATCTTACAGGACCACGCGGCCATGCATTACGCACATTATTGCAGTTATTCGGCCGCGATCAAGCCGTCCATTATTTGCAGTCGGGTTAA